In Deltaproteobacteria bacterium, a single genomic region encodes these proteins:
- a CDS encoding ATP-binding protein, which produces MTVARERDATASVASAMLERLVQQFASPYDFLRELVQNAIDAQSDSCEVALSMHRDGGGDRVVFEIAVTDAGSGMDEAIIDDQFTRMFASQKTRDLTMAGGFGVGFVSVFAWEPEVVLVQTGRRDEGWEIEFDAEAAYVKRRLVDPIEGTCVRLLRRGHASEYAGIALAVRRSLHRWCRFCPIAIDFCDLGDGHEASARRERIHERRPGGEPLEAVHASADTTIVVSFTSEPRAVLLRHGLVLAQGEPQHVLPALASQHAGSLDHLDVWASSPSLSTDIGRDRVLHDAGRRLIEQRIGDMIGQLGERALAEIRQLVESAAPWDEERQRQYTFLHAHVACERSIPARVLDTHPLFRTRDGATNLLALRKAARWGVVSRTSPEAAELDLLTGVVPELWASDDDEEPWLAPLLASRKLHCASREQLVREVSPAAGELDPGVARACALLVDAGVAASVRRGHLGGDGRLPLGVGLPGATTHAVVPVVPLSIREPVPLWLDDRHPLYAIGACMPDHDITVGPAALALAITTILRGDLEAVRRAIDDELARQKVPRRR; this is translated from the coding sequence GTGACAGTGGCGCGCGAGCGCGATGCCACGGCCAGCGTCGCGTCCGCGATGCTCGAGCGACTGGTGCAGCAGTTCGCCTCGCCGTACGACTTCCTGCGCGAGCTGGTGCAGAACGCGATCGACGCCCAGAGCGACAGCTGCGAGGTCGCGCTGTCGATGCACCGCGACGGCGGTGGTGACCGCGTGGTGTTCGAGATCGCGGTGACGGACGCCGGCTCGGGCATGGACGAGGCCATCATCGACGACCAGTTCACGCGCATGTTCGCCTCGCAGAAGACCCGCGACCTGACCATGGCCGGCGGCTTCGGGGTCGGCTTCGTCAGCGTATTCGCGTGGGAGCCGGAGGTCGTGTTGGTGCAGACCGGCCGCCGCGACGAGGGCTGGGAGATCGAGTTCGACGCCGAGGCGGCCTACGTCAAGCGACGGCTCGTCGATCCGATCGAGGGCACGTGCGTCCGCCTGCTGCGCCGCGGACACGCCAGCGAGTACGCCGGCATCGCGCTGGCGGTGCGACGGAGCCTGCATCGCTGGTGCCGCTTCTGCCCCATCGCGATCGACTTCTGCGATCTCGGTGATGGTCACGAAGCCAGCGCGCGACGCGAACGCATCCACGAGCGGCGGCCGGGCGGAGAGCCCCTGGAAGCGGTGCACGCGAGCGCCGACACCACGATCGTCGTGTCGTTCACCAGCGAACCCCGCGCGGTGTTGCTGCGGCACGGCCTCGTGCTCGCACAGGGCGAGCCGCAGCACGTGCTGCCCGCGCTGGCGTCGCAGCATGCAGGCAGCCTCGACCACCTCGACGTGTGGGCCAGCTCCCCTTCGCTGTCGACCGACATCGGTCGCGATCGCGTGTTGCACGACGCCGGCCGCCGCCTCATCGAGCAGCGGATCGGCGACATGATCGGGCAGCTGGGCGAACGTGCGCTCGCGGAGATCCGGCAGCTGGTCGAGTCGGCCGCGCCGTGGGACGAGGAGCGTCAGCGGCAGTACACGTTCCTGCACGCGCACGTCGCCTGCGAGCGCTCGATCCCCGCGCGCGTGCTCGACACGCATCCGCTGTTCCGTACCCGCGATGGTGCGACCAACCTCCTCGCGCTGCGCAAGGCCGCGCGCTGGGGCGTGGTCTCGCGGACGTCGCCCGAGGCCGCCGAGCTCGACCTGCTGACGGGCGTGGTGCCGGAGCTGTGGGCCTCGGACGACGACGAGGAGCCGTGGCTCGCGCCGCTGTTGGCGAGTCGCAAGCTCCACTGCGCATCGCGGGAACAGCTCGTCCGCGAGGTGTCACCGGCCGCAGGCGAGCTCGATCCCGGTGTCGCGCGGGCATGTGCGCTGCTCGTCGACGCCGGTGTCGCGGCCTCGGTGCGACGCGGGCATCTCGGCGGCGACGGGCGACTACCGTTGGGTGTGGGCCTGCCCGGCGCAACCACACACGCGGTCGTGCCGGTGGTGCCACTGTCGATCCGCGAGCCGGTGCCGCTGTGGCTCGACGATCGGCACCCACTGTACGCCATCGGCGCGTGCATGCCGGACCACGACATCACCGTCGGACCCGCCGCGCTCGCGCTCGCGATCACGACGATCCTCCGCGGTGACCTCGAGGCGGTGCGCCGCGCCATCGACGACGAGCTCGCGCGTCAGAAGGTCCCGCGGCGACGATGA
- a CDS encoding peroxiredoxin: MLTIGDTLPEFRLQAVVDRKPGHEFAEITGASLRGKWAVLFFWPMDFTFVCPTEIAEFGRHEKDFAARGAKLLGASTDTHYVHLAWREQHPDLRELPLPMLADTKRELSTALGILHREDGVPLRATFIVDPEGVIRHVSVNDLSVGRNVDETLRILDALQTGELTPCGWHKGDKTLSG, translated from the coding sequence ATGCTGACGATTGGAGACACCCTTCCGGAGTTCCGCCTGCAGGCCGTCGTGGACCGCAAGCCCGGCCACGAGTTCGCCGAGATCACCGGCGCGAGCCTGCGTGGCAAGTGGGCGGTGCTGTTCTTCTGGCCGATGGATTTCACCTTCGTGTGCCCCACGGAGATCGCCGAGTTCGGTCGGCACGAGAAGGACTTCGCGGCCCGGGGCGCCAAGCTGCTCGGCGCCTCGACCGACACCCACTACGTGCACCTCGCGTGGCGCGAGCAGCACCCCGATCTCCGCGAGCTGCCGCTGCCGATGCTGGCCGACACCAAGCGCGAGCTCTCGACCGCGCTCGGCATCCTGCACCGCGAGGACGGCGTGCCGCTGCGCGCGACCTTCATCGTCGACCCCGAGGGCGTCATCCGCCATGTCTCGGTGAACGACCTCTCGGTCGGCCGCAACGTCGACGAGACGCTGCGCATCCTCGACGCGCTGCAGACCGGCGAGCTCACCCCCTGCGGCTGGCACAAGGGCGACAAGACGCTCTCGGGCTAG
- a CDS encoding transcriptional repressor codes for MPAAADQVIERLRAAGIQPSAQRVAVARYVLVTQEHPSADRVWAQVKRSLPVISRATVYNTLNLLVRKGLLRELALREGNVVFDPKLEPHHHFIDDRTGRIVDVAWDAVDLPAPRVPGLQVREWQVVMRGRVQSARTRR; via the coding sequence ATGCCGGCTGCCGCCGACCAAGTGATCGAGCGCCTGCGCGCAGCGGGCATCCAGCCCTCCGCGCAGCGGGTCGCGGTCGCGCGTTACGTGCTCGTCACGCAGGAACACCCGTCGGCCGATCGCGTGTGGGCGCAGGTCAAGCGCAGCCTGCCGGTGATCTCGCGCGCGACCGTCTACAACACCCTCAACCTGTTGGTGCGCAAGGGCCTGCTGCGGGAGCTGGCGCTGCGCGAAGGCAACGTGGTGTTCGACCCCAAGCTCGAGCCGCACCACCACTTCATCGACGACCGTACCGGTCGCATCGTCGACGTGGCGTGGGACGCCGTCGATCTGCCGGCGCCCCGCGTGCCGGGGCTGCAGGTCCGCGAGTGGCAGGTCGTGATGCGCGGCCGCGTGCAGTCTGCGCGCACGCGGCGTTGA
- the preA gene encoding NAD-dependent dihydropyrimidine dehydrogenase subunit PreA: MVDISANCGGIRSPNPFWLASAPPANSGAQIQRAFDHGWGGAVWKTLGTPIQNVSSRFGGVDYRGSKNIGFNNIELITDRPLESNFREIYETKLKYPKHAIIVSLMVETREEWKDIIKRAIDAGADGLELNFGCPHGMCERGMGSAVGQEPKVNQEITSWAVEYSSVPVLVKLTPNVANIVPHGLAAQRGGAHGVSLINTIKSIIGVDIEHFVPQPFVAGRSTNGGYCGAAVRPIALHMVGALAREPEFRIPISGIGGVTNWRDAVEFLLLGSSSVQVCTEVMLRGYRIVEDMIEGLTSYMERKGFEKLDDMIGKAVPNFTEWGELDLNYETVAKIDASKCIGCHLCVVACDDGAHQCIHPAKDTRVPVVDEAECVGCNLCQIVCPVPGCITMAPVDNGFAPATWNEHVGDGRPLRPKKAAH, translated from the coding sequence ATGGTGGACATCAGCGCGAACTGTGGCGGCATCCGCTCGCCGAACCCGTTCTGGCTCGCCTCGGCGCCGCCGGCCAACTCCGGCGCGCAGATCCAGCGCGCCTTCGATCACGGCTGGGGCGGCGCGGTGTGGAAGACGCTGGGCACGCCGATCCAGAACGTGTCGAGCCGCTTCGGCGGGGTCGACTACCGCGGCTCGAAGAACATCGGCTTCAACAACATCGAGCTCATCACCGACCGCCCGCTCGAGTCGAACTTCCGCGAGATCTACGAGACCAAGCTGAAGTACCCGAAGCACGCGATCATCGTGTCGCTGATGGTCGAGACCCGCGAGGAGTGGAAGGACATCATCAAGCGCGCGATCGATGCCGGCGCGGATGGGCTCGAGCTCAACTTCGGCTGTCCCCACGGCATGTGTGAGCGCGGCATGGGCTCGGCCGTCGGGCAGGAGCCCAAGGTCAACCAAGAGATCACCTCCTGGGCGGTCGAGTACTCGAGCGTGCCGGTGCTGGTGAAGCTGACGCCCAACGTCGCCAACATCGTGCCCCACGGTCTGGCGGCGCAGCGCGGCGGTGCCCACGGCGTCTCGCTCATCAACACCATCAAGAGCATCATCGGCGTCGACATCGAGCACTTCGTGCCGCAGCCGTTCGTGGCCGGCCGCTCGACCAACGGTGGCTACTGCGGCGCGGCGGTGCGGCCGATCGCGCTGCACATGGTCGGCGCGCTCGCCCGCGAACCCGAGTTCCGCATCCCCATCAGCGGCATCGGCGGCGTCACCAATTGGCGCGATGCGGTCGAGTTCCTGCTGCTCGGATCGAGCTCGGTGCAGGTGTGCACCGAGGTCATGCTGCGGGGCTATCGCATCGTCGAGGACATGATCGAAGGCCTCACCAGCTACATGGAGCGCAAGGGCTTCGAGAAGCTCGACGACATGATCGGCAAGGCGGTGCCGAACTTCACCGAGTGGGGCGAGCTCGATCTCAACTACGAGACGGTCGCGAAGATTGACGCCAGCAAGTGCATCGGTTGCCACCTTTGCGTGGTCGCCTGCGACGACGGGGCCCACCAGTGCATCCACCCCGCCAAGGACACCCGCGTGCCGGTGGTCGACGAGGCCGAATGCGTGGGGTGCAACCTGTGCCAGATCGTGTGCCCGGTGCCGGGCTGCATCACGATGGCCCCGGTCGACAACGGCTTCGCGCCTGCGACGTGGAACGAGCACGTCGGCGACGGCCGGCCGCTGCGGCCCAAGAAGGCCGCGCACTAG
- a CDS encoding CoA-acylating methylmalonate-semialdehyde dehydrogenase: MRTIEHWIAGKASSRAAERSGDVFNPATGEVTAKVAFASPGDVDAAVAAAQAALPGWRDASLAKRTKVMFAFRELLERHKVELAKLVTAEHGKVASDALGEVNRGLEVVEFACGIAQLQKGEFSENVSSDVDSYSLRQPVGVVAGITPFNFPAMVPMWMYPIAIACGNTFVLKPSERDPSAANFCAELMQQAGLPDGVLNVVHGDKVAVDRILVHPDIAAVSFVGSTPIAQYIYETGTRHGKRVQALGGAKNHMLVLPDADMELAADAAIGAAYGSAGERCMAISVLLTVGDAADRLIPMLRERIAKLAVGPGEDPKSEMGPLVTRAHLDKVRGYVDAGVAEGAVLLEDGRDPKIPGGEHGFFLRPCLFDRVTPAMTVYKEEIFGPVLVVVRAATYDEALAMIHDNPYANGVAIFTNDGGVARKFQHEVRVGMIGVNVPIPVPMAYYSFGGWKASLFGDTHVHGREGVHFYTRGKVVTARWPDPRFRGVDLGFPQNR, encoded by the coding sequence ATGCGCACCATCGAACATTGGATCGCCGGCAAGGCCTCATCGCGCGCGGCCGAACGCAGCGGCGACGTCTTCAACCCTGCGACCGGTGAGGTCACCGCCAAGGTCGCATTCGCGTCGCCCGGCGACGTCGATGCCGCGGTCGCGGCCGCCCAGGCCGCGCTGCCGGGCTGGCGCGACGCTTCGCTGGCCAAGCGCACCAAGGTGATGTTCGCGTTCCGCGAGCTGCTCGAGCGCCACAAGGTCGAGCTCGCGAAGCTGGTCACCGCCGAGCACGGCAAGGTCGCCAGCGACGCGCTCGGCGAGGTCAACCGCGGGCTCGAGGTGGTCGAGTTCGCCTGCGGCATCGCGCAGCTGCAAAAGGGCGAGTTCTCCGAGAACGTCTCGAGCGACGTCGATAGCTACTCGCTGCGTCAGCCGGTCGGCGTAGTCGCCGGTATCACGCCGTTCAACTTCCCGGCCATGGTCCCGATGTGGATGTACCCGATCGCGATCGCGTGCGGGAACACCTTCGTGCTCAAGCCCTCCGAGCGCGATCCGTCGGCAGCGAACTTCTGCGCCGAGCTCATGCAGCAGGCGGGCCTGCCCGACGGCGTGCTCAACGTCGTGCACGGCGACAAGGTCGCGGTCGATCGCATCCTCGTGCACCCCGACATCGCCGCGGTCAGCTTCGTGGGCTCGACCCCGATCGCGCAGTACATCTACGAGACCGGCACCCGTCACGGCAAGCGCGTGCAGGCGCTGGGCGGCGCGAAGAACCACATGCTGGTGCTGCCCGACGCCGACATGGAGCTCGCGGCGGACGCGGCGATCGGTGCCGCCTATGGCTCGGCGGGCGAGCGCTGCATGGCGATCTCGGTGCTGCTGACCGTGGGCGATGCCGCCGATCGGCTGATCCCGATGTTGCGCGAGCGCATTGCCAAGCTCGCGGTCGGGCCCGGTGAGGATCCGAAGAGCGAGATGGGCCCGTTGGTCACGCGCGCGCACCTCGACAAGGTCCGCGGCTACGTCGACGCCGGCGTGGCCGAGGGCGCGGTGCTGCTCGAGGACGGCCGCGATCCCAAGATCCCCGGTGGCGAGCACGGCTTCTTCCTGCGGCCGTGCCTGTTCGACCGCGTGACGCCGGCGATGACCGTCTACAAGGAAGAGATCTTCGGCCCCGTGCTGGTGGTGGTGCGCGCCGCGACCTACGACGAGGCGTTGGCGATGATCCACGACAACCCGTACGCCAACGGCGTCGCCATCTTCACCAACGACGGCGGCGTCGCGCGCAAGTTCCAGCACGAGGTGCGCGTGGGCATGATCGGCGTCAACGTGCCGATCCCGGTGCCGATGGCCTACTACTCCTTCGGCGGCTGGAAGGCGTCGTTGTTCGGCGACACCCACGTGCACGGCCGCGAGGGCGTGCACTTCTACACCCGGGGCAAGGTCGTCACCGCGCGCTGGCCCGACCCGCGCTTCCGCGGCGTCGACCTCGGCTTCCCGCAGAACCGATGA